The proteins below come from a single Microbulbifer sp. Q7 genomic window:
- a CDS encoding DnaT-like ssDNA-binding domain-containing protein, giving the protein MKHPLLPERPLVISPTLAATLGLEEAVLLAALGDLIPFLAVDSHPGRDWYTAEGEQLQRLLPFWEPADIQRVSTSLRNQGALLLGAAPYGSSAMLKFALTGTSGQQTAAESTTSASQAPAPRAANTISPSWQPDSETMARIAQLGVPEHFVREQLPEFVTYWRDRGESRHSFGSLFLKQVKTKWESFRATQGRKQPIPEQWHPGEETLRKLSDEGVPSTFVRRCLQRFVEYHRNSGKQSVSWDLEFNDWVTEDWEKQDTPFIEKRKPEPMTRDWQPSENTWEQLRRLAINPSFAAELLPEFIYKWLERGGHSARWGEQFIDYARTEWAYYCQGIEKNPVAKPISRNWQPSTDCLGHLLNQCEIDREFVLGLVPEFRLYWREQGAARKSWDSVFVRHARYQWAERNKFAIGQNHGKPKESGHSGNQRTRDTPVWDIVTDTNW; this is encoded by the coding sequence ATGAAACACCCCCTGCTCCCGGAACGCCCCCTCGTCATCTCACCCACTCTGGCCGCCACCCTCGGCCTGGAGGAGGCGGTATTGCTGGCGGCGCTGGGTGACCTGATACCCTTTTTGGCGGTAGATTCACATCCCGGCCGGGACTGGTACACCGCAGAGGGGGAGCAACTGCAACGGCTGTTGCCATTCTGGGAGCCGGCAGACATCCAGCGGGTTTCCACCAGCCTGCGCAATCAAGGAGCCCTGTTGCTCGGCGCAGCGCCCTACGGCAGCAGTGCGATGCTCAAATTTGCACTGACTGGTACCTCAGGGCAGCAGACTGCCGCGGAATCAACCACCTCGGCATCACAGGCCCCGGCACCGCGGGCGGCCAACACTATTTCGCCGAGCTGGCAGCCGGATTCCGAGACCATGGCGCGTATCGCGCAGCTGGGTGTGCCGGAACATTTCGTGCGTGAGCAGCTGCCCGAGTTCGTCACTTACTGGCGTGACCGCGGCGAAAGCCGGCACTCCTTTGGCTCCCTGTTCCTGAAGCAGGTAAAGACCAAGTGGGAGTCTTTTCGTGCGACTCAAGGGCGCAAGCAACCCATTCCCGAACAGTGGCACCCGGGAGAGGAGACCCTGCGCAAGCTCTCCGATGAGGGGGTGCCGAGCACGTTTGTGCGGCGCTGCCTGCAGCGGTTTGTCGAGTACCATCGTAACAGCGGCAAGCAATCCGTTTCCTGGGACCTGGAATTCAATGACTGGGTAACGGAAGACTGGGAAAAGCAGGACACCCCATTTATTGAAAAGCGCAAGCCGGAACCGATGACGCGCGACTGGCAACCCAGTGAAAACACCTGGGAGCAATTGCGCCGACTGGCCATTAACCCCAGTTTTGCCGCAGAATTACTGCCGGAATTTATTTATAAATGGCTGGAGCGTGGCGGCCACAGTGCACGCTGGGGCGAGCAGTTTATCGATTACGCGCGTACCGAGTGGGCTTACTACTGCCAGGGTATCGAGAAAAACCCGGTGGCCAAGCCCATCTCGCGCAATTGGCAGCCGTCCACCGACTGCCTCGGCCACCTGTTGAATCAATGTGAAATCGACCGCGAATTTGTTCTCGGCCTGGTACCGGAGTTTCGACTTTACTGGCGCGAACAGGGTGCTGCCCGCAAGAGCTGGGATTCGGTATTCGTACGGCACGCCCGTTACCAGTGGGCTGAGCGCAACAAAT